ATGGCGCTGCCGCTATCGCGCAAGTTATCGACAACTGAAAGCACTGGTATAATTATACCCTTGCGGATCACAAAAATTGTCCCCATAATGCTCCCTAATACAACAGCAACAACAAGCAAGGTACTGATTAAGTTGATTTTACTCTCCCTTGCAATCGCAACGGTTTTGTCTTGACTCAGAAAGAGCCAACCCTCAACAGTACCATCTGGCCCTGTTAGCGGCATCTTATCTGACACATAGTAACTGGAGTCAAGTTGATAGGTCGATGAGCCATCATTGATGGGAATATTAACCTTGTTTATTTGGTTATAAAGATCAGTATCCATGGCGAAGGAGAATGAGGATGTCGCCTGATCGAATAATGCCCCGTCGCTTTCCGTTAAGTGGGCGACTAATTCTACCCAGGTATGACTCATGATGCTGACTTCGACAAAGCCAACAACTTTATCATCAACATCTGTGATCACCGTTACTCCACAATACTCGACTGGACCATTTCCATCCGCAGGCTCAATCTGCCGGAAATAGTATTGGTTTTCAAATGATTTGGCTGATTCTGCATAAACTGTTTTAAAACGTTCAGGCAGGTTCTCTCCTCGTGATGGAAGTTTCTCGTCGTGCTCCTGGAGCAACACCCGGTAGTTTGAATCATACAGGGTAAGCCGCCCGTAGTGTTGGGTTTGCATGGTGAGATAGAGCCCTTTCATGATGAGTCCTGCTGTATTATTTTTGGCAGGATCCGACAGAAATACCGCGGTCTCTCTGGTATTAAGAATACCGGTCAAAGCTTTCTCAAGATATTGACGTTGGTCTGTGAGAACACTATCAACAGCGATAGTATGGCCGAGTCGTACGGATTTTTTCAATGCAGAATCTCGCTGGGCCATTCCTTGAAAATGCATGGCCGATGTCACTAAGAGTAGCAGAACAAAAGAACAGATGAAAACAACCATAATCTTTGTCTGCAGGGAGACATTTTTTGTCAGTGTTAAGGCGAGTGCCATTGATGATATCCTCCTGATTGAAAAAAAATGCACGGTCGCCATTTTGGTGGCCGTGCATCGAACCAAAACTCGAATTACAGAGACTTCATCGCCTCTTCACTCAAATATTTACTGGCCTTTCTTTTGAGCTTAGGATCAGCTTGTATTTGCTGAACTAAGTTCGGATACCCATCACGATACCAGATGACATTTTCTGGCTTGTAGTTCCACTTGGTCGTGGCGATAAAGGCAGCGTTATAGCTGCGATGACATTTGGGCCCTTGGCAGAAAAAGACAATCTTTGCGCTATCCTTACTCAATCCTGCCTTGGTAATGGCAGCGGCTAACGCCTCTTCGGTTAAGCCATTATCGGCAGCATCACTTTTGTCAAAAGGAAGGAGCACGGCGTTACTTAGTGTTCCCTTGGTAAAGAAACTGTCTGGTCTGGTATCGACAATGAGCATTTTCGCATCATCATTATAGGCGGTGATCATCTCACCGTTATCCCAGATAGGATTTCCCCAAGCTAAGGTTTTGTAGGTGCTGGCCAGTTCGGCCTGTGGTATTTCACCCTTGTTGACCTCATTCGCTTGGGCCGAGTAATACCCTGGCCCAAAGGTAAATGCTAAAGCGACACAGAAGGCAGCAATTTGTTTTTTTTTCATGATCTCTCTTCTCCTTGTAATAAATTAAGTATTAATCAACACAGCCTCTTTTAGGCTGAAGCACACTCACGTTTCACCCCCTTCACCACATGTATAACGTACAGGCCTCATGGTTTGGTCAGTAAACAGCTGTCAAACATTCGGATTCTGTTTAATGGCGTTCAACACCTCAGCGCCATTAGAAAAAATATCAACCTGATATCCGAATTTATCATATCACGAAAAAGTGCCTCGTCGTCAACTACCATTATGTGTTGTGGCCATAAAATTCCTGTGGTATCGGCTTATTATGGGTAGTTATGGAGATTTCATATGTGATTATTAACAGATATACATCGAAAGTCGTCCCCTTCCCTAGTTTGCTATCCACAGTAATTATGGCCTTGATGAACTAAGGTATCCTGGTGACATGGTCAAGTGGCAATTAAAATGTGAGCCTTTTGGTGTCGTGGGTAGTTGGAGCTATTGCTTGAGTTCCGCCAACAACCTGAAGCAGTTGGCTAACTATGGCGTTAAGTTTTTGAGACTCACTGTGCATTTCTGTGGCGGAAGAAGCTGCCTCTTCAGAAATTGCTGAGTTCTGCTGGGTAGCCTCGTCGATCAAGTGAATACCTGATGATATCTGTGAGATACCGATGGATTGCTCGTTATTGGCATGGGTAATTTCAGTAAGTAATACCGCTACCTTACCTGATCCTGCAGCAACCTCCTCAAATGTCTCGGTGGTCTTTTTGACCAGTGATGAGCCGTTTTCAATCCTCTTTACGATGTTCTCAATAAGTTGTGATGTGCTTTTGGCAGAATCTGCGGAACGCTGAGCAAGGCTTCTGACTTCGTCGGCAACAACGGCGAAACCAGCCCCAGCCTCCCCTGCTCTGGCTGCCTCGACTGCTGCATTTAATGATAAAAGATTGGTTTGAAAAGCAATTTCATCGATGGTCTTGATGATCTTCTGTGTCTCTTGACTCGCGGCAAGGATATCTTCCATGGCCCTATTCATTTCTTGCATAGTGGTGTACGCATGTTCGGTGATTTTTTTCGTATTTTGCATTTCGGCATTGGCATTAGAGGTATGCTCAGCGTTCTGCTGGGTCATGCTGGTAAGCTCGGTTAATGATGCGGAGGACTCTTCGACTGCTGCCGCCTGACTTGATGCCTGGTCGGCAATGGTGTTTGCGGCTGAGGCCACCGTACTGGACAGACCCCTCATGGTAACGGAACTTTCTGCAAGAGTTGACGCAAAGGATGAAAGTGGAGATATGACTTGACGGCGAATGAGAACCAGCACAGCAACCGTGGACAGCATAAGAATAATCAAAAGAGCACCTTGGATTACCAATATCGAGTTAAGATCGCTCTTTTTTTCATAAAGGGTAACAGCCTCGTTCATAATCGTGAGAAGTGGCAGATTGTTGGCCTGGATCGCAGCAAGGGCAGTCTCACTCTCTGGAGAGTGATGTTCACTTGCAATTAACATACGGATGTTTTTCTCGAACTCCTGCCATAACTTTTGCCCATCAAGCAGCTTGCTCCTGGTCTCCTTGTCTTTGACTGCCTGCAGGTCCTGGGTTGGGTCGCCATCTAATAACCCCTTCAGAGTAGTGTCAAATAATGAGGCAGTTTGATCGATGGTGGTTGCCAGATCTTTTTGTGTTTTAGTGTCAGAGGTGTTGTGCATGATGAACATCTCTT
Above is a window of Desulfobulbaceae bacterium DNA encoding:
- a CDS encoding rhodanese-like domain-containing protein, translating into MKKKQIAAFCVALAFTFGPGYYSAQANEVNKGEIPQAELASTYKTLAWGNPIWDNGEMITAYNDDAKMLIVDTRPDSFFTKGTLSNAVLLPFDKSDAADNGLTEEALAAAITKAGLSKDSAKIVFFCQGPKCHRSYNAAFIATTKWNYKPENVIWYRDGYPNLVQQIQADPKLKRKASKYLSEEAMKSL